The Rhodococcus rhodochrous DNA window CGGAGCCCGCGGCGGCGTGTACAACGTGCCCGTCACGTGGCGGGTGCACGGACGCGTCGACGTCCCGGCACTCGAAGCCGCCGTGCGCGACGTCGTCCTGCGCCACGAGGCGCTGCGCACGGTCTTCCCGAGCTCGGACGGGCAGGCCTACCAGATGGTGCTCACGCCCGACGAAGTCCGCGTGATCGCCGACCACCGTCCGGTCGACGCGGCCGATGTCCGCGATGCGCTGGCCGAGGCGATCGATCACCGCTTCGATCTGTCGGCAGAGCTGCCGGTGCGGTTGTCGGTCCTCGACGCCGGGGACGACACCGTGGTGGCACTGGTGATCCACCACATCGCCGTCGACGAGTGGTCGACCAAGGCGCTGCTCACCGACCTCGCCACGGCCTACGCGTTGCGGCAGGCGGGGCAGGCACCCGAGTGGACGCAACCCACCGTGCAGTACGCCGATTTCACGCTGTGGCAGCGCGAACTGCTCGGCGACCCGGCGGATGTGGAGTCGCTCGCCGCGCGTCAGCGCGCCTACTGGCGCGACGCCCTCGCCGGCCTGCCCGAGGAACTGCCGCTGCCGACCGACCGGACCCGTCCGGCCCGCACCTCCTATCGCGGTGGCGCCGTGCCGTTCGCGCTCGACCCGGAGGTCGTGCGCGCACTGCGGGAACTCGCACGCGCACAGGACGTCTCGATGTTCATGGTCGTCCAGGCCGCGGTGGCGGTGCTGCTCGCGGCCTACGGTGGCGGCGAGGACATCCCGCTCGGCACCCCGGTCTCCGGCCGCGGCGACGCACAGCTCGAGGATCTCGTCGGCTTCTTCCTCAACACCCTCGTGCTGCGCACCGACCTGTCCGGCGACCCCACCGTCGCCGAACTGCTCGACCGGATCCGCCGCACCGACCTCGAGGCGTTCGACCACCAGGACCTGCCGTTCGAGCAGGTCGTCGACGCGGTGCTCGGCTCCGACCGATCCGTCTCGCGCGCCCTGCACCCGCTGTTCCAGGTGATGATCGTCTATCTCGTCGAACCCGATCCGCGCAGCGCGGGTGGGCTCACCGCGGGTGTCACCCCCGAACCGCACCCGATGGAGACCTCGAAGTTCGACCTGTCCTTCGACCTCGTCGAATATGCGGGCACCGACACCGTCGTCGGCGTCGTCGAGTACAGCTCCGACCTGTACGACCGCGGCACCGTCGAACGTCTCGCCGCCGGACTCGACCGGGTGCTACGCACGCTGGCCGGGGGAGAGGCACACCGGCGCCTGTCCGCCATCGACGTGCTGCCGGCCGACGAACGCGCCCGGCTCGAGCAGTGGCGGACCACACCGGCACAGGCCACCGAAGCCGTTACCGTCGCGGACCTGTTCGACGACGCGGCCACCCGCCACCCGCACGAGACGGCGCTCGTGGCAGGCGATCTCGAATGGACCTTCGCCGACCTCGCGTCCCGGGTCCGCCGATGGGCGCGCCTGCTCGTCGACCACGGTGTCGCTCCCGAGACCCGCGTGGCGCTCGTGCTGCCCCGCACGGCCGACACGATCGCGGCGATGCTCGCGGTGCTCGTCTCCGGCGGCGCCTACGTCGCGCTCGAACCGCGCACTCCCACCGAGCGTCTCGCGACGATCCTCGGCACTGCGGAGCCCGTCGTCGTGCTCACCACCGGAGAACTCGTGTCGTCGCTGCCCGCAGGGGACGCGCCGGTGCTCGCGCTCGACGACGAGACGCTCGCCGAGCGGGTCGCCGGTTACGACGACGCCCCGATGACCGACGCGGACCGGCTCGCACCGTTGCGCGCAGACCACCCGGCCTACGTCGTGTACACCTCCGGTTCCACCGGCACACCCAAGGCGGTCCTCGCCCTGCACCGCGGCCTGACCGAGCTGTTCCACAGCCACCGCGCCGATCTGTACGAACCGACGCAGGCACGGACCGGACGCGACCGGCTCCGGGTCGGCCACGCATGGTCGTTCGCCTTCGACGCGTCGTGGCAGCCGCAGCTGTGGCTCTTCGACGGCCACGCGGTGCACGTCGTCGACGAAAAGGTCCAGCGCGACCCGGCCGAGATGGTCCGCGTCGCCCACGAATCCCGCTGGGACTTCGTCGAGGTCACCCCGTCACACCTCGCGCAGCTGCTCGATCACGGACTCGCGGACGATGGACGGTGCCCGGCCTCGCTCGGTTTCGGCGGCGAGGCAGTCTCCCAACCGATGTGGGACCGGCTGCGCGGGCTGGACGGCGTGAGCGCCTACAACCTCTACGGGCCGAGCGAGAGCACCGTCGACGCGCTCGTCGCACGGGCCTCGGACGCGGACGCGCCCGTTGCCGGCCGACCGGTGGCCGGCACCCGGGCCTACATCCTCGACCGGTGGATGCGCCCCGCGCCGATCGGCGTGGAGGGCGAGCTCTACCTCGCCGGTCGTGGACTGGCCCGCGGTTATCTCGCCGACCCGGGTCGCACCGCCGACCGTTTCGTCGCGGACACGATCGATCCGGAGTTCCCCGGTGATCGCATGTACCGCACGGGTGACCGGGCCCTGTGGACGCCCGACGGACACATCCGATACCGCGGACGCGGCGACGACCAGGTCAAGATCCGTGGTTACCGGATCGAGCCGGCCGAGATCGAGACCGTGCTCTCGTCGCGACCGGACGTCGCGACCGCCATGGTGCTCGCCCGCACCGATCTCGGCGCGACGGCGCGTCTCGTCGCCTACGTCGTCCCGGCCGCCGGGTACACCCTCGATACCGAGATGCTGCGGCGGGCGGTGGCGCGGGTGCTGCCCGACTACATGGTGCCGTCGGCGACGGTCGTCCTGGACGCCCTGCCCACGCTCGCCAACGGCAAGATCGACCGCGCCGCACTGCCACGACCGGAACTCGCCCCTCGAGCGCACCGGGCACCGTCCACACCGGCCGAAGAACTGCTGTGCGCCCTCGCCTCCGAGGTCACAGGCATCGAGCAGGTCGGTGTCGACGACGATCTGCTCGACCTCGGATGCGACAGCATCTCGGTGATGCGGATCCTCGGCGGACTGCGCGCGGCCGGATACGTGATCGACGCCGAGTCGATCCTCACCGCCGGGTCGATCGGCGAACTCGCCGCAACCCTCCACGAACCGACTGATCGTTCCACCACAGAGCCGATTGGTTGTTCCACAACAGAGTCGACTGATTGTTCCACCACAGAGTCGATTGGTTGTTCCACAACAGAGGAGAATCGATGAGGATCCACACGCGACTGCGCCGGATCGGCGTCGCCCTCGCCGCCACCGCCATGCTGGTCGGTGTCACGGCGTGCGGCTCGGGCACCGACAGCGGTAGCTCGTCCGGCAGCGCGACTGGGGCGAACGGCGAGTTCCCGGTCACCGTCTCCGGCAAGTTCGGCGACACGACCGTCGAGTCCGCCCCGACCCGGGCCCTGCCGCTGTCGCCGCAGGACGCCGACATCCTGCTGTCGCTGGGCGTCACCCCGCTCGCGCTCCCCGTCGATGCCCAGAACCTCGCCGCGACCGGCGGCACCGGTGTCTGGCCGTGGGAGGCCGAAGCGCTCGGCGCCGACGTCCCGCCGCTGCTGAACATGGACGGCGGTGCCACGGTGATCGCCGAGCAGATCGCCGCGCTGCAGCCCGACATCATCGTCTCCACCGGTTTCTGGGGACTCGAGCAGAACACCTACGATCAGCTCGCCGAGCAGTTCCCCGTCGTCCACTTCGACTACCGCGCCAACGGTGAGCCGTGGCAGGACTCCACCCGCAAGATCGCATCGGCCCTCGGCATCCCCGAGAAGGCCGAGGAGGTCATCGAGCAGGCCGAGGCCGATCTCGACGCCGCCAAGGAGCAGTACCCCGCACTCGAGGGCACGACCTACAACGCGATCATCGGCGACACCGGTGGCCAGCTGTCGGTGCTCGCCGCCGACGACCGCGGCATCGGACAGTTCCTGAACTCCCTCGGCCTCGAGCTCAGCGAATACGCGAACACACTCCAGGTCGATGCCGACGGACGCGGTGTGCTGTCCTACGAGGAGATCTCGCAGCTCGACGCCGACCTGCTCGTCGTCGTCTCGCCCACCGGCGATCTCGGATACCTGACCAAGTTCGAGGCCTGGAACCGTCTTCCGGCCGTCGAGCGTGGCGCGGTCGTCTCGCTCGCCCGCAACACCGGCATGCCGAACGCCGTGGGCTTCCCGTCGGCGCTGTCGCTGAAGTGGGCCACCGCCGAGATCGCCCCGATGCTCGCCGACGCCGCCGCGAAGTCCGAGTGACGGACCGGCAATGAGCAACGGCGCCCTCTTCGATCTGCGGCCGCTGCGCGAGAGCGCGGCCTTCCGCCGGATCTTCATCGCTCGCACCATCTCGATCTTCGGTATCGGGATGCTCATGGTCGGCGTGCCGATCCAGGTCTACGACCTGACCGGATCGTCGCCGATGGTGGGTCTGGTCTCCGCGCTCGAAGGGGGTGCTGCGATCGGTGGCATGCTGCTCGGCGGCATGCTCGCCGACCGCTACAACCGCAAGTTCCTGATCCTGTTCGCCCGCACCGTCTCAGGCCTCACCTTCGTCGGACTGGCCGTCAACGCCGGTCTGTCGTCGCCCTCGGTGCCGGCGATCATCGCCCTGACGGTCGTCAACGGCCTGATCGGGTCGATCAGCATCGCGGCTCTGCTGGCGGTCGTGCCCACGCTCGTCCCCAAGGACCAGCTCGTCGCCGTCGGCGCGCTCAACGTCCTCAGCGCCCGCGCCGGAGCCGTCCTGTCCCCGGCGCTCGGCGGTCTCGTGATCGCGACGTTCTCGGTCGCGTGGAACTACTGGGTGGCCGCGATCGGCACCGCCGTGACCGTCACCCTGCTCTCGGGCCTGCCTGCGCTGAACCCGCCGAACTCGGATGCCGGGCACGACGCCGACACACCCTCGGAGACGGTGACCGGCTTCCTGCGCCGCGAACGCGTCGTCGGTGGCGTGATGATCGCCGGTGTCGTCGCGATGCTCGGTGGCGGTGTGCTCGTGCTCGTCCCGGCCTTCGCCGACGCGCGCTTCGAGGGCAACGCCGTCGCCATCGGCGTCATGTATGCGGCGATCGCGCTCGGTGCCGCCGCAGCCACGGTCACCAGCGGGTGGCTCGGCCGGTCGGTGCGGCCCGGTCGCGTGCTGCTCACCGCACTGATCCTCGGATTCGTCGTCCAGGCACTGGTCGGCTTCACGTCCGTACTGGCGCTCACCGCCGTGCTGCTCGTGATCGTCGGTGTGTTCGGGGCCGTCCAGGAGGTGCTGCGCTACTCGCTGATCCAGACGCACACGCCCCACACGCTGCTCGGCCGGGTGAACGGCCTGTGGTCCGCCCAGGAGGTCGCGGGCATGTCGGTCGGTGCGCTCGTCGCGGGCCTGTTCGGCGGCATCTTCGACGCCCCGGACGCGGTCGTCTGGTACAGCGCCGCGATGGCGGTCCTCGCGCTGCTCGTGACCCTGGTGCTGCGGCGCCTGCGCGGCGCGGCGGTGGAACCGAGCGCGTATCCGGTCACGGTCGAGTGACCGTACGCCGCGCGATCCACGGGTTCGCGCGCTCCTGACGCAGCGGAGTCGACTGTGTTTGCTGGGGTTCAGGGGTACTTACGAGGTGTCGTTAACGCAATCTTCACCGACACGCTTCCCCCTGCCGAGCGAATCGTCCGTATCGGGGTTAGCGTCGGGGGTGTAGGCGGCGCAGGTGCCGTCTACACGGGAGGTCCCTGATCGTGTGGCTGACACAGTCCGAGCGAGGGGGCCGGCACCGGGCCTCCGTGGTCGTGACGACACCGGGGACCCACCGGCCCACCGAATACGTCCGGGCGGTGCCGTCCGGGCCGAGGAGCCCCACGTGAACGCAACACGCTCCGTCCCCACCCGCTCCGGCCACGCCTCCGGTACCGCCGCTGCGAAAGAATCCGCTGTACGCACCTACGTGCTGGACACTTCAGTGTTGCTCTCCGACCCTTGGGCGGTCACCAGGTTCGCCGAGCACGAAGTCGTCCTCCCGCTGGTCGTGATCGGCGAACTCGAAGGGAAACGGCACCACCACGAACTCGGCTGGTTCGCCCGCGAATCGTTGCGCCTGCTCGACGACCTGCGGCAGCGGCACGGACGCCTCGACCAGCCCATCCCCATCGGGGACGAGGGTGGCACCCTCCACGTGGAGCTCAATCACACCGACCCCATGGTCCTGCCCGCGGGATTCCGCACCGACACCAACGACTCCCGCATCCTCGCGTGCGCCCTGAATCTGGCCACCGAGGGTCGCGACGTGGTGCTCGTCAGCAAGGACATCCCCTTGCGCGTCAAGGCCGGTGCCGTCGGCCTCGACGCCGACGAGTACCACGCCCAGGATGTGGTGATCTCGGGATGGACGGGCATGACCGAACTCGAAGTCGACCGGGCCCTCATCGACGAGATGTTCACCGAGGGCATCGTCGACATCGACGACGCGCGGGATCTGCCGTGCCACACGGGGATCAGACTTCTCGGTGGTTCGTCCAGCGCACTCGGCCGGGTCACCGCCGACAAGCGGGTGCAGCTCGTCCGCGGCGACCGGGAGGCGTTCGGACTGCACGGACGCTCCGCCGAACAGCGCGTCGCCCTCGACCTGCTGCTCGACGAATCCGTCGGCATCGTCTCCCTCGGCGGCAAAGCCGGAACCGGAAAGTCCGCCCTGGCACTGACGGCCGGACTCGAGGCCGTCCTGGAAAGACGAACCCACCGCAAGGTGGTCGTCTTCCGGCCGCTCTACGCGGTGGGTGGGCAGGAACTCGGCTACCTGCCGGGTACCGAGGCCGAGAAGATGAATCCGTGGGGCCAGGCGGTCTTCGACACCCTCGAAGGACTTGCCAGCCCGGCGGTGCTCGAGGAGGTGCTCAGCCGCGGAATGCTGGAAGTGCTGCCGCTCACGCACATTCGCGGCCGGTCGTTGCACGATTCGTTCGTCATCGTCGACGAGGCGCAGTCGCTCGAACGCAACGTGCTGCTCACCGTCCTG harbors:
- the entS gene encoding enterobactin transporter EntS, with amino-acid sequence MSNGALFDLRPLRESAAFRRIFIARTISIFGIGMLMVGVPIQVYDLTGSSPMVGLVSALEGGAAIGGMLLGGMLADRYNRKFLILFARTVSGLTFVGLAVNAGLSSPSVPAIIALTVVNGLIGSISIAALLAVVPTLVPKDQLVAVGALNVLSARAGAVLSPALGGLVIATFSVAWNYWVAAIGTAVTVTLLSGLPALNPPNSDAGHDADTPSETVTGFLRRERVVGGVMIAGVVAMLGGGVLVLVPAFADARFEGNAVAIGVMYAAIALGAAAATVTSGWLGRSVRPGRVLLTALILGFVVQALVGFTSVLALTAVLLVIVGVFGAVQEVLRYSLIQTHTPHTLLGRVNGLWSAQEVAGMSVGALVAGLFGGIFDAPDAVVWYSAAMAVLALLVTLVLRRLRGAAVEPSAYPVTVE
- a CDS encoding ABC transporter substrate-binding protein; the encoded protein is MRIHTRLRRIGVALAATAMLVGVTACGSGTDSGSSSGSATGANGEFPVTVSGKFGDTTVESAPTRALPLSPQDADILLSLGVTPLALPVDAQNLAATGGTGVWPWEAEALGADVPPLLNMDGGATVIAEQIAALQPDIIVSTGFWGLEQNTYDQLAEQFPVVHFDYRANGEPWQDSTRKIASALGIPEKAEEVIEQAEADLDAAKEQYPALEGTTYNAIIGDTGGQLSVLAADDRGIGQFLNSLGLELSEYANTLQVDADGRGVLSYEEISQLDADLLVVVSPTGDLGYLTKFEAWNRLPAVERGAVVSLARNTGMPNAVGFPSALSLKWATAEIAPMLADAAAKSE
- a CDS encoding PhoH family protein yields the protein MNATRSVPTRSGHASGTAAAKESAVRTYVLDTSVLLSDPWAVTRFAEHEVVLPLVVIGELEGKRHHHELGWFARESLRLLDDLRQRHGRLDQPIPIGDEGGTLHVELNHTDPMVLPAGFRTDTNDSRILACALNLATEGRDVVLVSKDIPLRVKAGAVGLDADEYHAQDVVISGWTGMTELEVDRALIDEMFTEGIVDIDDARDLPCHTGIRLLGGSSSALGRVTADKRVQLVRGDREAFGLHGRSAEQRVALDLLLDESVGIVSLGGKAGTGKSALALTAGLEAVLERRTHRKVVVFRPLYAVGGQELGYLPGTEAEKMNPWGQAVFDTLEGLASPAVLEEVLSRGMLEVLPLTHIRGRSLHDSFVIVDEAQSLERNVLLTVLSRLGAGSRVVLTHDVAQRDNLRVGRHDGVAAVIEKLKGHPLFAHVTLTRSERSPIAALVTEMLEEFAPGA